Genomic DNA from Brenneria izadpanahii:
GCGGCGGCGTGGCGCGCGGCATTTGCGTCGGAGTGCTGGTGACGGCGGTGTCGCTGTTTTTTGTGCCGCTGCATGTTCATGCCTGGTGGGTGATTATTTTAACCCTGGTTCTGACGGCGGTGCTGTTCTCGCTGGCGGGATTATTGAATGCGGTTTTTGCCAAAAGTTTTGACGACATCAGCCTGATTCCGACCTTTGTGTTAACGCCGTTAACCTATCTGGGCGGGGTGTTCTATTCGCTGGCGTTATTGCCGCCATTTTGGCAGTCGGTCTCAAAACTTAATCCCATCGTGTATATGATCAGCGGCTTCCGCTATGGTTTTCTTGGCATTCAGGACGTTCCGCTGGCATTTACCATGGCCGTATTAGCCGCCTTTATCGTGGTGTTTTACATTATGGCGTGGTGGCTGATTGAGCATGGCCGCGGGTTGCGCAGCTAATTCGGCTGGTGGCGGGAATGGGGTAAAAGCCCTCATATCGGCGCCGGCTTTAATCAATAAGCCGGCCATCATAAGGACAGAGGCGGTGTTTTCACCGCCTTGTTAATCAGGCCACCTGTACCGGAATGGCTTTGGCCTGGCGCTGCAATTCATTGTCGCCGGAGAAATAAGCGACTTTAGGATGATGCTCTCTCGCCTGTTCGTCAGACATCTGTACGTAAGAGCAGATAATCAGCCTGTCGCCTACGCAGGCGCAGCGTGCGGCGGCGCCGTTCACCGAAATGATCCGCGAACCTCGCTCGCCGGCGATGGCGTAGGTTGAGAAACGTTGGCCGTTGTCCACGTTATAGATATCAATCGCTTCGTATTCCAGTATGCCCGCCGCATCCATAAAGTCCTGGTCGATGGCGCAAGAGCCTTCATAGTGCAAATCAGCCTGAGTCACCTTTACTCGATGCAGTTTGCCCTGCAACATGGTACGTATCATGGTTCGTTACCTCGGTTCATCCCCTGCATCTTTCAAGCCGCATCGGTGTCGGCTTCCCTCATTACTCGGATCGTCCCTGAGCCTCGCTCCTCCGGGGCCGCGGCAAGCGGCGCTCAAATCTGCCCCGGCAGATTTGTCACCCCAGTCGCTTACTGGTGTAAGCGGCTGGAGATGAATGCGAGACATCCTGTCTTTCACCGAAGGCCAGCCGTTGGCTGGTCAAATTCGTTCCCGACGAATTTGTCATTCAGCCGCCGCTTTGATGCCACTCGAAATCTATTGGGGTCATACGGTCAAATCGACCTGTTGGTTATCAATCAATCGCGCTTTGCCCAGCCAGGCGGCTATTAATACCACCGCACGGGCGCTGTCTACCGTTAGCGGCTGCAGCGTTTCAGCATCGCGAATGAATAGCTCGTCCGGCGTGAATCCGGCTTGTTTCAGTTCTTCTTCAGCCTGAGTCAGTAACTCATCCAACTGACGATTGCCATCCGCCAGTTGCGCGACAACGGCCGCCATGATCTGCTTTAACCGCGGCGCGATCCGGCGCTGTTCGGCGCTGAGATAGCCGTTGCGCGAACTGAGAGCCAGCCCGTCTTGCGCGCGCACGATCGGCACGCCGACAATACTGATGTCATAACCCATATCGCTGACAAGCTGACGAATGAGCGCCAATTGCTGATAATCTTTTTCGCCAAAGCAGGCCAGGTCGGGCTGTACCATGTTAAACAGTTTGCTCACTATGGTCGCCACGCCCCGAAAATGACCGGGACGGCTGGCGCCTTCCAGCATATGAGAAAGTCCGGGAACTTCGACAAACGTTTGCTCTTCCAGCCCGTTCGGATATATCACATCCGGACTTGGCGCGAAAACCAGATCGACCTCGCGCTGGGTCAGCTTCTCACAGTCTTCCTGCAACGTTCGCGGGTAGTTGGTCAGATCGTCCGGCCGTTCAAACTGCATCGGGTTGACAAAAATACTGACCACAACGATATCAGCTCTTGCCCTGGCTTCATCAACCAGCCTCATATGCCCATCGTGTAAATTGCCCATCGTGGGAACCAGGGCAATGCGTTTCCCCTCCTGGCGCCAGCGACGGATTTCACGGCGTAGCAGTAGAGGGGTTTCAATAATCAACACGTCTACACTCCTTAACGAAAACAGCCAATCTTAATGGAAAGAATGTTCTTCGGCTGGATAAATGCCTTGTTCAACTTCCTGTACATAAAGACGCGCGGCCGCGCGGATGTCGCCGCTTTGCGCCAAAAAATTCTTGGCGAATCTGGGCGTTTTTTCGCCCGTAATGCCAAATGCGTCGTGCATGACCAGAATCTGCCCATCGGTGACGTTACCCGCGCCGATACCGATAACCGGAATGGAAAGCGCTTCGGTGATGCGTTTCGCCAGCGCCACCGGCACGCATTCCAGCACCAGCAACTGTGCTCCGGCCTGTTCTAAGGCTTTGGCATCATCAAAGAGTTGATTGGCTGCGGCCTCATCCCGGCCTTGAACCTTATAACCGCCGAAGATGTTGACGGACTGCGGCGTCAGGCCTAAATGCCCGCAAACGGGAACGGCGCGTTCCGTCAGCATCCTTACGGTAGGCGCCAACCAGCTTCCGCCCTCAAGTTTCACCATGTTTGCGCCCGCCCGCATTAATTGCGCCGCCTGGCTGAACGCCTGCTCCGGCGTTGAATAGCTCATGAACGGCATGTCGGAAAGGAGCAAGGCAAGCGGCGCGCCGCGGCGGACGCATTCCGTATGATAGACCACGTCATCGATAGTAACGGGCAGGGTGGAGTCATGCCCTTGTAGTGTCATACCCAGTGAGTCGCCGATCAACATCACCCGGATGCCTTGTTCGAAAAATAAGCGGGAAAAACTGGCGTCGTAAGCGGTAATTGAGG
This window encodes:
- a CDS encoding ABC transporter permease, translated to MMRLYWVALQSLWIKEVNRFGRIWIQTLVPPVITMTLYFIIFGNLIGSRIGDMHGFDYMQFIVPGLIMMSVITNAYANVASSFFSAKFQRNIEELLVAPVPTHVVIAGYVGGGVARGICVGVLVTAVSLFFVPLHVHAWWVIILTLVLTAVLFSLAGLLNAVFAKSFDDISLIPTFVLTPLTYLGGVFYSLALLPPFWQSVSKLNPIVYMISGFRYGFLGIQDVPLAFTMAVLAAFIVVFYIMAWWLIEHGRGLRS
- the panD gene encoding aspartate 1-decarboxylase; the protein is MIRTMLQGKLHRVKVTQADLHYEGSCAIDQDFMDAAGILEYEAIDIYNVDNGQRFSTYAIAGERGSRIISVNGAAARCACVGDRLIICSYVQMSDEQAREHHPKVAYFSGDNELQRQAKAIPVQVA
- the panC gene encoding pantoate--beta-alanine ligase, whose product is MLIIETPLLLRREIRRWRQEGKRIALVPTMGNLHDGHMRLVDEARARADIVVVSIFVNPMQFERPDDLTNYPRTLQEDCEKLTQREVDLVFAPSPDVIYPNGLEEQTFVEVPGLSHMLEGASRPGHFRGVATIVSKLFNMVQPDLACFGEKDYQQLALIRQLVSDMGYDISIVGVPIVRAQDGLALSSRNGYLSAEQRRIAPRLKQIMAAVVAQLADGNRQLDELLTQAEEELKQAGFTPDELFIRDAETLQPLTVDSARAVVLIAAWLGKARLIDNQQVDLTV
- the panB gene encoding 3-methyl-2-oxobutanoate hydroxymethyltransferase, with protein sequence MKPTTMSHLRQWKQEQRKFASITAYDASFSRLFFEQGIRVMLIGDSLGMTLQGHDSTLPVTIDDVVYHTECVRRGAPLALLLSDMPFMSYSTPEQAFSQAAQLMRAGANMVKLEGGSWLAPTVRMLTERAVPVCGHLGLTPQSVNIFGGYKVQGRDEAAANQLFDDAKALEQAGAQLLVLECVPVALAKRITEALSIPVIGIGAGNVTDGQILVMHDAFGITGEKTPRFAKNFLAQSGDIRAAARLYVQEVEQGIYPAEEHSFH